CTTGGGATTGCTCAAGCATTATTAGTGACCATGTTTCTAAAGACAGCTATGACAAGTGAAAAATTAATAGACATCCCATTATCTATACTTGATTTGGTACCGATTATTGAGGGAGGCACGATTGAAACCGTTTTGAAAAACAGTCTGATATTAGCACAACAGGCAGAGAAGTTTGGCTATAACAGATATTGGTTGGCGGAACATCATAATATGGAAACAGTAGCCAGTTCCGCAACGGCAGTGCTGATAGGTTATATAGCAGGAGGCACAAAGACAATGCGTGTGGGGAGTGGAGGTATTATGTTACCAAATCATGCTCCACTGGTAGTAGCGGAACAATTCGGAACGTTAGCATCATTGTACCCAAACCGGATAGACCTGGGACTTGGCCGTGCACCGGGTACAGACCAGTTAACCGCCAAAGCTTTGCGTCGCAGCAATTTGAATACTGTCCTCACTTTTCCTGATGACGTTATTGCTTTACAAACTTATTTTTCGGCAGATAACAAAAAAGCTTCAGTTCGGGCTATACCCGGAGAAGGATTGGATATACCGATATGGATACTTGGTTCAAGTACCGATAGCGCAAGGTTAGCTGCAAATTTTGGATTGCCTTATGCTTTCGCCAGCCATTTTGCCCCCACGCATTTAGAAGAGGCGGTTCATATTTATCGAAGGGATTTTCGTCCATCGGTGTATCTGGAGAAACCCTATTTGATGGCTTGTACAAATGCGGTTGTGGCAGATACCAATGCAGAAGCAGAAAGGTTAGTCACCTCTTATTACCAGTTGGTAGTAGACATGATATCCGGTAATCGTAGAAAGCTTCAGCCACCTGTAGATACTATGGAAGGGCGCTGGAGTGATTATGAAGAAGCGTCGGTGAAACAAATGACGCGGTATTCATTTATTGGAGATGTTGAAAAAATAAAGGCTGAAATTACCCGGTTTCAGCAGCAATTCCAACTGGACGAAATCATGTTTACCAGCAATATTTACGATTTGAAGGCAAGGGTGCGCAGTTATGAATTGCTGATGTTGGTAAATGGAGGAGTAAAAAAAGAGGTCATTCAATGACGACCTCTTTTTATTCCTGGGCTTTTATGTACCACACGATAATCAAACAAGCATAGGATTACATAATTGAATATCCGCCATCTATGGGTAAAATAGTACCTGTGATAAAGGATGCTGCAGGAGATGATAGAAATGCCACCACCTGGGCAATTTCCTCAGGATCACCGAAACGGTTAAACGGTGTTCTGTCTAAAATAGATTTACCCAGCGTATCCTTTAATGGTTCCAATAAAGGCGTGTTAATCCAACCGGGTGCTACGGCATTTACACGAATTCCTTCTTCAGCATAGGCTATTGCCAATGACTTTGTCACCTGATCTACTCCTCCTTTACTGGCACTGTAAGCAGGTCCACCGGCATTACCAAAAATGGCAAGCATGGAAGACACGTTGACTATACTGGCTATTTTAGATTTTGCCAGCAGTGGCCGGGCTAAAGTACTGATATGGAAAACGGAGTTGAGGTTGATATCAATAGACTTTTTAAATGAATGGATATCGTGCTGATTGGGAAGGTTAACCCCTGCACCATTGAATAATATATCCAAAGATTCCAGGCTTTGTATGAATTGCGTAACCCCGCTTTCATCTGTTACATCTAATTCAACTGCTTTAATGTTCAATCCTTCGGGGATTTGCAAATGGTTTGCCTTCAATCCAACTGCATACACCTTTGCTCCCAATTCTGCGAGATAAATGGCTGTTGAAGCGCCAAGGCCAGAGGTTCCACCGGTTACAACTGCTGTGGCATTCTTAAATAATCCGTCGTTAAATGTTTTTTGTTTCATAATCTTCTATTTGGTGCGTTAAATAAAATATCGGTCTTAAATTCATCGAAGAAGCAGGGAGGGTTATTCAACTTGATAATGTACCTCTTACATGCTGAAACGAAGATAGACAACGTCTATTTTAATTTGCAGGACTATAGTGACCATTGATAGGATTAAATGGAACCTTTCAGCCTTCACGTATCAGTTGAAAGTAAAAGGAGCGGGTGAAGACCGCGCAGATCCTTGTTTTTTTGTATATTTAAAGACAAAATGGGAGCATTACAGAAATGATAGCCAGATTGAATTTGAAAAATCGCCATTTTTATATCAGTACTTTTCAGCAACTGGATAGTACTTTCCTTGGTAACCCCGACCGAAACTTATATTTCGAGATTTATTGGGTAAAGAATGAAAGACCTTCGCATTTCATCGATAATAAAAAAATGAAAATTAAGGGTGATTGGATGTACCTAATCCCACCTTTCAGAAATTATCAATTTAAAAAGGATAAAAAAAATGGAATTCTTATTGCCTTTAATAAAGATCTGTTAATATATGAGGCAAAAGAATTTTCATTGAATGTATTTAATCTGTTCAGCAGCAATGGGGAATTTAGTACGCTCTTTATTGATGAAGAAAATATCAAAACGCTAACTGCTATTGTAAAAGTTATTGAAGACGAGTATGAACAAAATACTGATAATCTTTTGTTGCTTAGAACATTGATAAAGGCTTTTCTTTTAAAGCTGATGACCGGATCAAGACAGCAACTTATCAGTCCGGATCTTAATGAAAAGCGGATCTATCATTTCTTATTGCTGCTGGAGAATCATTATACTTCTGAAAAAAAAGTTGATTTTTATTCCGAAAAACTACACCTCTCTACTAAGCGGCTAAACCAGATTTTAAAGCAAAAAATGGGTAAAACAGTTAATCAGATTTTGCAAGAACGACTACTTATCGAGGCAAAGCATTTATTATTTATTGGTAATGAGAATATTAAAGAAATGTCTTTTAGTCTTGGTTTTGAGGACCCATCTTATTTTAGCCGCTTTTTTAAGAAAATGACCAAACTTAGCCCCGAAGAATTTAGAATGGAAATGAAGAAAAAAATTGCCTTTAAGACTTGAAAATTCAATCATCATTCCTTCAAAAAAAAGCTATCAATGCTTCATAAATTTATCAGGCATTTTATCTTGTAATAACCACTACTTCATCTGACAGTAAAGGGGATTTTGTTTATTAGGATTTTGCTGTCCTAAGCATCCGCTGATAACATTGTATACTAAGTAGCCAACATGCTATGAAAAACCCGCCGGTTAACCAGTAACTTCATCGTAGTTAAAGAAGAATACAATCAAAAACTAAATCTATCTGATGATGACCAATATCTTTAGTAAAACACTGGCGGTTTGTTGTATGATCATCTCAATTGCTGTCTGCCACAGCGCACCTGTTCTTGCACAGGATACAAACACGGCGTTTCAGATCCTTAAATATAATAACCCGGGTCTTATCGTAGATTTAGGAGTGGGACTTTGGGCATGGCCAATCCCTATCGACTTTGATAATGACGGTGATATGGACATGCTGGTTTCTTGTCCTGATAAACCATTCAATGGCCTTTATTATTTTGAAAATACAAGCGGAGATAAAAATCCTGTATTTGCGGTTCCGGTAAAGTTGAGTCCATCAATTAAGGATATACAGATTTCTTATGTAAACGGACAAGCAAGAATATTAGTGCCCGG
The Chitinophaga sp. MM2321 DNA segment above includes these coding regions:
- a CDS encoding SDR family oxidoreductase → MKQKTFNDGLFKNATAVVTGGTSGLGASTAIYLAELGAKVYAVGLKANHLQIPEGLNIKAVELDVTDESGVTQFIQSLESLDILFNGAGVNLPNQHDIHSFKKSIDINLNSVFHISTLARPLLAKSKIASIVNVSSMLAIFGNAGGPAYSASKGGVDQVTKSLAIAYAEEGIRVNAVAPGWINTPLLEPLKDTLGKSILDRTPFNRFGDPEEIAQVVAFLSSPAASFITGTILPIDGGYSIM
- a CDS encoding LLM class flavin-dependent oxidoreductase, whose protein sequence is MLGIAQALLVTMFLKTAMTSEKLIDIPLSILDLVPIIEGGTIETVLKNSLILAQQAEKFGYNRYWLAEHHNMETVASSATAVLIGYIAGGTKTMRVGSGGIMLPNHAPLVVAEQFGTLASLYPNRIDLGLGRAPGTDQLTAKALRRSNLNTVLTFPDDVIALQTYFSADNKKASVRAIPGEGLDIPIWILGSSTDSARLAANFGLPYAFASHFAPTHLEEAVHIYRRDFRPSVYLEKPYLMACTNAVVADTNAEAERLVTSYYQLVVDMISGNRRKLQPPVDTMEGRWSDYEEASVKQMTRYSFIGDVEKIKAEITRFQQQFQLDEIMFTSNIYDLKARVRSYELLMLVNGGVKKEVIQ
- a CDS encoding AraC family transcriptional regulator, which encodes MIARLNLKNRHFYISTFQQLDSTFLGNPDRNLYFEIYWVKNERPSHFIDNKKMKIKGDWMYLIPPFRNYQFKKDKKNGILIAFNKDLLIYEAKEFSLNVFNLFSSNGEFSTLFIDEENIKTLTAIVKVIEDEYEQNTDNLLLLRTLIKAFLLKLMTGSRQQLISPDLNEKRIYHFLLLLENHYTSEKKVDFYSEKLHLSTKRLNQILKQKMGKTVNQILQERLLIEAKHLLFIGNENIKEMSFSLGFEDPSYFSRFFKKMTKLSPEEFRMEMKKKIAFKT